A single genomic interval of Nostoc commune NIES-4072 harbors:
- a CDS encoding Hsp70 family protein, with protein MEILETIGFDLGHGETAVAKAIVESIDPPQMLEINNKKNQITALGWHPKLGYLVGEQALIQAGVTQLTISFKQKPNNDPKYRETISTFVATYYRLLKESKQLEGGESSYFYIGCPSGWSVSDRTEYQKLLQEAGIPQLNVVPESRAAFMQAKEAGKLEYDKLVASVLIVDIGSSTTDFTLVKSLEEIPIDFGSNTLGASLIDKAIFARTLANHEQKALLEKILKEYPHHQARCELACRKAKEDYFSNEQLYSDPESFARGFESINEQIYFIPQVNKLMMEEILNQPLPELGHHSWVRSFTDSLTEAKEKLEKLGIVPKLLLMTGGASRMKFTHLLCQEMFPEPETLLRPDPEPERCIALGLARVGRWDLRAAAFKEEVNKLFTSNTLKGLIERHIPELIESLTKPLTDGLLVNAVKPALKDWQKNKIRTLADLETSLISRAEQWLKSERAVQIINHQCTLWFSNKIQPDLAAQTDPICRKFQIPRSSLRFQDSIDPNFVNPELRIGDAILAETVGFIVNVVIGGGTVASIITLILTGHLTWPIALVYGASVMAAGMELNRKSVQEVIKTNVDVPSWVRSSFLSDKKIEEMCEQIKPDLEKVLQEQLTADQEAFDKLISKVEQGLQKTLSTKVQSCIILIQ; from the coding sequence ATGGAAATTTTAGAAACAATCGGTTTTGATTTGGGGCACGGTGAAACGGCTGTAGCTAAAGCGATAGTGGAAAGCATCGACCCCCCTCAGATGCTGGAGATTAATAACAAGAAGAACCAAATTACAGCCCTTGGTTGGCATCCTAAACTCGGTTATCTTGTCGGCGAACAAGCATTAATTCAAGCTGGCGTTACCCAACTAACAATTTCTTTCAAGCAAAAACCCAACAACGATCCCAAATATCGGGAAACAATTAGCACTTTTGTAGCAACCTACTACCGACTTTTGAAAGAAAGTAAACAACTTGAAGGTGGGGAAAGTAGCTATTTTTACATAGGTTGCCCTTCAGGATGGTCAGTTAGCGATCGCACCGAATACCAAAAGCTACTTCAAGAAGCTGGTATTCCCCAACTAAATGTTGTACCAGAATCGCGGGCTGCTTTCATGCAAGCCAAGGAAGCCGGGAAGCTTGAGTATGACAAACTTGTTGCATCGGTGCTAATTGTCGATATTGGTTCTTCAACCACAGATTTTACTCTGGTTAAGAGCTTAGAAGAGATCCCGATAGATTTCGGGAGTAATACTTTAGGTGCATCTCTAATTGACAAAGCTATTTTTGCCCGGACTCTCGCCAACCACGAACAAAAAGCATTACTCGAAAAAATACTTAAGGAATATCCGCATCACCAAGCTCGTTGTGAACTTGCTTGTCGCAAAGCTAAAGAAGATTACTTTTCTAATGAACAGCTATACAGCGATCCTGAATCCTTTGCGCGTGGCTTCGAGTCGATTAACGAACAGATTTATTTTATTCCCCAAGTCAATAAATTGATGATGGAGGAAATTTTAAACCAGCCTTTACCGGAACTGGGGCATCATAGTTGGGTGCGATCGTTTACCGACTCTTTAACCGAGGCGAAAGAAAAGCTAGAAAAACTTGGAATCGTGCCCAAACTTCTGCTGATGACTGGCGGTGCATCTCGCATGAAGTTTACCCACTTGCTTTGTCAAGAAATGTTTCCCGAACCAGAAACGCTGCTTCGCCCCGATCCGGAACCGGAACGGTGTATTGCACTGGGATTAGCACGAGTAGGACGATGGGATCTGCGTGCTGCTGCTTTTAAAGAAGAAGTCAACAAACTATTTACCTCGAATACGCTTAAAGGTTTGATTGAAAGGCATATCCCGGAGTTAATCGAATCATTAACTAAGCCTTTGACAGACGGCTTGCTCGTCAACGCAGTTAAACCAGCTTTAAAAGATTGGCAAAAAAACAAAATACGGACTTTAGCCGATTTAGAAACATCTTTAATCAGTCGTGCAGAACAGTGGCTCAAAAGCGAACGCGCTGTGCAGATAATTAATCATCAATGCACTTTGTGGTTTAGCAATAAAATCCAACCCGATTTAGCTGCACAAACCGATCCAATCTGTCGAAAGTTTCAGATACCTAGAAGTAGCTTAAGGTTCCAGGATAGTATTGACCCAAATTTTGTTAACCCAGAGCTACGAATTGGAGATGCTATTTTGGCTGAGACAGTGGGCTTTATTGTCAATGTAGTAATTGGTGGAGGCACTGTAGCTAGCATCATCACTCTTATACTCACTGGACATTTAACCTGGCCGATTGCCCTAGTATATGGAGCTTCGGTGATGGCAGCAGGAATGGAGCTAAATCGCAAGAGTGTTCAAGAAGTAATCAAGACAAATGTGGATGTACCTAGTTGGGTTCGTTCTAGTTTTTTGAGTGACAAAAAAATCGAGGAGATGTGTGAGCAAATAAAGCCTGACTTAGAGAAAGTTCTTCAAGAACAGTTGACAGCAGATCAAGAGGCTTTTGATAAACTGATTAGCAAAGTTGAACAAGGGCTTCAAAAAACCCTTTCTACCAAAGTTCAATCTTGCATAATTCTGATCCAATAG
- a CDS encoding SAM hydrolase/SAM-dependent halogenase family protein: MFICVIADYGTGDPAFTEVTQRLLMASPDAQIHLLSVPAFSTLATGFWIAQLGLNPGPSDRLIYHNCAPRQDDPEARRDNEGEGLTYALLSNGVKVVGVNAGYTLSFIKEHTKELRVVNVARGGSQFRSRDVFPPAAAAIINEDFSLLGDSLKSEQIPDVPPDRIAWIDGYGNIKTTIGAHTLNLEPQSKIVIRIGDVVSDAVYSDGSFKVSEGTLAFAPGSSGWSRGDSGEPLRFLELFLRGGSAWERFGRPRVNQQVTRIA, from the coding sequence ATGTTTATCTGCGTCATTGCAGACTACGGTACAGGAGATCCGGCATTTACAGAAGTCACACAACGTCTGCTGATGGCTTCTCCCGATGCCCAAATTCATTTGCTTTCGGTTCCAGCGTTCAGTACATTGGCAACGGGATTTTGGATTGCCCAACTAGGACTCAACCCTGGCCCTAGCGATCGCCTAATTTATCATAACTGTGCGCCTCGTCAGGACGATCCTGAAGCCCGTCGAGACAATGAAGGTGAAGGACTAACTTATGCTCTTTTATCTAACGGTGTAAAAGTAGTAGGTGTAAATGCAGGCTACACCCTCTCTTTTATCAAAGAGCATACAAAGGAGTTGCGAGTGGTCAACGTTGCTCGTGGTGGTTCACAGTTTCGCTCACGGGATGTGTTTCCTCCGGCTGCGGCTGCCATTATAAATGAAGACTTTAGCCTTCTGGGAGATAGCCTTAAGAGCGAGCAAATCCCAGATGTTCCACCAGATCGAATCGCCTGGATTGATGGCTACGGCAACATTAAAACAACTATTGGGGCGCATACACTCAACTTGGAGCCTCAAAGCAAGATCGTGATCCGAATTGGAGATGTAGTCAGTGATGCAGTGTATTCTGATGGCAGCTTCAAGGTGTCTGAAGGGACTTTAGCTTTTGCTCCTGGTAGTTCCGGTTGGTCAAGAGGCGATTCAGGAGAACCATTGCGCTTTTTAGAGCTATTTCTGCGAGGAGGGAGTGCTTGGGAACGCTTTGGTCGTCCCCGTGTGAATCAGCAAGTAACTCGAATTGCGTGA